Proteins encoded by one window of Dyella humicola:
- a CDS encoding SDR family NAD(P)-dependent oxidoreductase, which yields MTLPLRPSFDFHGYRVVVAGGSKGIGRSIALAFAEAGAAVSVCARGEAALDEVRHAIAAHGVTAHTRSCDLADATAITAYIEEAAQVLGGIDVLVNNASGYGFTDDDHGWLAGFQVDLMAAVRASHAALPLLKASAHASILHTSSIAAFHPTVRGAPYAAIKAALSQYTTSQALSLAKHRIRVNAIAPGSIEFADGLWDRRKTDAPELYQQTLAKIPFGRYGKPEEVAHAALFLASPYASWITGQTLCVDGGQLLSG from the coding sequence ATGACTCTCCCCCTGCGTCCCAGCTTCGATTTCCACGGTTACCGCGTTGTCGTCGCCGGAGGCAGCAAGGGCATTGGCCGCAGCATCGCGCTTGCCTTCGCCGAGGCTGGCGCTGCGGTGTCGGTCTGTGCGCGCGGCGAAGCTGCCCTCGATGAGGTGCGCCATGCCATCGCGGCTCACGGCGTCACCGCGCATACGCGAAGCTGCGATCTTGCGGATGCCACCGCGATCACCGCGTACATCGAGGAAGCCGCGCAAGTGCTCGGCGGCATCGACGTCCTGGTGAATAACGCCAGCGGCTATGGATTCACTGACGACGACCATGGCTGGCTGGCCGGCTTCCAGGTTGACCTGATGGCGGCGGTACGCGCCTCGCACGCGGCCTTGCCGTTGCTGAAGGCGTCGGCGCACGCCAGCATTCTCCACACCTCGTCGATTGCCGCCTTCCATCCGACCGTGCGCGGCGCGCCGTATGCGGCGATAAAAGCCGCATTGAGCCAGTACACGACGTCGCAGGCGCTTTCGCTGGCCAAGCACCGCATTCGCGTCAACGCGATCGCACCAGGCTCGATCGAGTTTGCGGACGGCTTGTGGGATCGTCGCAAGACCGATGCACCGGAGCTCTACCAGCAGACGCTGGCCAAGATTCCGTTCGGTCGCTATGGCAAGCCGGAAGAAGTCGCCCACGCGGCCCTGTTCCTCGCCTCGCCCTACGCCAGCTGGATCACCGGTCAGACGCTGTGCGTGGATGGCGGCCAATTGCTGTCGGGATGA
- the amaB gene encoding L-piperidine-6-carboxylate dehydrogenase has protein sequence MSHEILTALGLGSSQSGTYLGQGEWSKTTDAGTLQPVNPATGEVIASVYASSAADYDIIVKRAQEAFKTWRTTPAPRRGEAVRLCGEALRKHKHALGSLVALEMGKIKPEGDGEVQEMIDIADFAVGQSRMLYGYTMHSERPGHRMYEQYQPLGLVGIISAFNFPVAVWAWNAFLAAVCGDICIWKPSPKTPLSAIASMKICNEALNAAGFPDIFFLFNDAGTELSQHFVDDHRIPLISFTGSTKVGRQVGERVAKRMGRSLLELGGNNAIILDESADLKLAIPAIVFGAVGTAGQRCTSTRRLFVHESIVGDVTDKLITAYKQVEGKIGDPTLATTLMGPLNSKDAVQAFLGAVEKAKASGGTVRTGGTALSDRPGNFVLPTIVTGVKNSDEVVQTETFAPILYVIPFKTLDEAIDLQNSVPQGLSSAIFTQNLKSAEQYLSAGGSDCGIANVNIGTSGAEIGGAFGGEKETGGGRESGSDAWKVYMRRQTNTINYSNSLPLAQGIKFDL, from the coding sequence ATGTCCCACGAAATCCTCACCGCACTCGGTCTCGGCAGCTCGCAATCGGGTACGTATCTCGGCCAGGGCGAATGGTCCAAGACCACCGACGCTGGCACCTTGCAGCCGGTGAATCCAGCCACGGGCGAAGTCATCGCCTCGGTGTATGCCTCCAGCGCGGCGGACTACGACATCATCGTCAAGCGCGCCCAGGAAGCCTTCAAGACCTGGCGCACGACCCCGGCGCCGCGTCGAGGCGAAGCCGTGCGCCTGTGCGGCGAAGCGCTGCGTAAGCACAAGCACGCCCTGGGTTCGCTGGTTGCGCTCGAAATGGGCAAGATCAAGCCCGAAGGCGACGGCGAAGTGCAGGAGATGATCGACATCGCCGATTTCGCCGTGGGCCAGAGCCGCATGCTCTACGGCTACACCATGCATTCGGAGCGCCCGGGCCATCGCATGTATGAGCAGTACCAGCCGCTCGGCCTGGTCGGCATCATCAGCGCGTTCAATTTCCCGGTCGCCGTGTGGGCCTGGAATGCCTTCCTGGCCGCGGTCTGCGGCGATATCTGCATCTGGAAGCCGTCGCCGAAGACGCCGCTCTCGGCCATTGCCTCCATGAAGATCTGCAACGAGGCGCTGAATGCAGCCGGCTTCCCGGACATCTTCTTCCTGTTCAACGACGCCGGCACCGAGCTGTCGCAGCATTTCGTGGACGACCACCGCATCCCGTTGATCAGCTTCACCGGCTCGACCAAGGTGGGCCGCCAAGTCGGCGAGCGCGTCGCCAAGCGCATGGGCCGTTCGCTGCTGGAGTTGGGCGGTAACAACGCCATCATCCTGGACGAGAGCGCGGACCTGAAGCTGGCCATTCCGGCCATCGTGTTCGGCGCCGTCGGCACGGCCGGCCAGCGTTGCACCAGCACGCGTCGCCTGTTCGTGCATGAGTCGATCGTCGGTGACGTGACTGACAAGCTGATCACCGCCTACAAGCAGGTCGAAGGCAAGATCGGCGACCCGACCCTGGCCACCACCCTGATGGGACCGCTCAACAGCAAGGACGCCGTGCAGGCGTTCCTCGGTGCCGTGGAAAAAGCCAAGGCCTCGGGCGGTACGGTGCGCACCGGCGGGACCGCGCTCAGCGATCGCCCGGGTAACTTCGTGTTGCCGACGATTGTCACCGGCGTGAAGAACAGCGACGAGGTCGTGCAGACGGAAACCTTTGCGCCGATTCTTTATGTCATCCCGTTCAAGACGCTCGACGAAGCGATCGACCTACAGAACAGCGTGCCGCAGGGCCTGTCCTCGGCCATCTTCACGCAAAACCTGAAGTCGGCCGAGCAGTACCTTTCGGCGGGCGGCTCGGACTGCGGCATCGCCAACGTCAACATCGGTACGTCCGGTGCGGAAATCGGCGGCGCGTTCGGTGGCGAGAAGGAAACCGGCGGCGGCCGCGAGTCGGGCTCGGACGCCTGGAAGGTCTATATGCGCCGTCAGACCAATACCATCAACTACTCCAACTCGCTGCCGCTGGCGCAGGGCATCAAGTTCGACCTGTAA
- a CDS encoding class I SAM-dependent methyltransferase produces the protein MRDLKPTERFSDRVADYVRYRPDYPVAMLEWLQREYQVNPHWLVADVGAGTGISSKLFLDGGYRVIAVEPNEVMRTAAEQWLGENERFRAVDGHATATGLDDDSIDLVIVAQAFHWFDQDAARREFQRILKPAGLAAIIWNSRRLSGTPFLEGYEALLKEYGTDYTSVAERYGDERQMRSWFGAGYLGMGRFDHGQLLDFDALSGRLMSSSYAPRAGHPSHEPMMHALRELFDSCAQDGHISFDYDTVIYVGKVP, from the coding sequence ATGCGCGACCTCAAACCCACCGAACGCTTCAGCGACCGCGTCGCCGACTACGTGCGTTACCGTCCGGATTACCCCGTCGCGATGCTGGAATGGCTTCAGCGCGAATATCAGGTCAATCCCCACTGGCTGGTGGCCGACGTAGGCGCCGGGACCGGCATTTCCAGCAAGCTCTTTCTGGACGGCGGCTATCGTGTCATCGCAGTGGAACCGAATGAGGTCATGCGCACGGCGGCCGAGCAATGGCTGGGTGAAAACGAGCGCTTTCGCGCCGTGGATGGTCATGCGACCGCAACGGGCCTCGATGATGACAGCATCGATCTGGTGATCGTGGCGCAGGCGTTCCACTGGTTCGACCAGGATGCGGCCCGACGCGAGTTCCAGCGCATCCTGAAACCCGCTGGCCTGGCCGCCATCATCTGGAATTCCCGCCGCCTCAGCGGTACGCCGTTCCTTGAAGGCTACGAAGCGCTGTTGAAGGAATACGGCACCGACTACACCAGCGTCGCCGAACGTTACGGTGACGAGCGGCAAATGCGTTCGTGGTTTGGTGCGGGCTACCTCGGCATGGGTCGTTTCGACCATGGCCAGTTGCTGGACTTCGATGCACTGAGCGGACGCCTGATGTCATCGTCCTACGCGCCGCGCGCCGGTCACCCCTCCCATGAGCCGATGATGCACGCCTTGCGAGAGCTGTTCGATAGCTGCGCGCAGGACGGCCATATCAGCTTCGATTACGACACCGTTATCTACGTGGGCAAGGTGCCCTGA